Proteins found in one Streptomyces sp. CB09001 genomic segment:
- a CDS encoding ECF transporter S component has protein sequence MTGRTPPQRQARAVRLGPRSVAALVLVSAVGVAGFGWPFLAPPDASLNAHTQDAPWLFAGLLVLLVAVVAATISESGLGPKAVAMLGVLAAAGAALRPIGAGTAGLEPMFFLMVLSGRVLGPGFGFVLGSVTMFASALLTGGVGPWMPFQMLAMGWFTMGAGLLPGPDRLRGRAELLMLAAYGFLAAFAYGTVMNLAGWTFMNTLASNIAFDPDASIADNLARFLAYCLATSLGWDGGRAAMTVVLTLALGTPVLKALRRATRRAAFETPVTFEKGDGVSRPT, from the coding sequence ATGACCGGCCGCACCCCTCCCCAACGCCAGGCCCGCGCCGTGCGCCTCGGCCCCCGCTCGGTCGCCGCCCTCGTGCTGGTCAGCGCGGTGGGCGTGGCGGGCTTCGGCTGGCCCTTCCTGGCCCCGCCGGACGCGTCGCTGAACGCGCACACCCAGGACGCGCCGTGGCTGTTCGCGGGCCTGCTGGTCCTGCTGGTGGCGGTGGTGGCGGCGACGATCTCGGAATCGGGTCTCGGCCCCAAGGCGGTGGCCATGCTCGGCGTCCTGGCGGCGGCGGGCGCGGCATTGCGCCCCATCGGCGCGGGGACGGCCGGCCTGGAGCCGATGTTCTTCCTCATGGTCCTCAGCGGCCGGGTCCTGGGCCCTGGCTTCGGCTTCGTCCTCGGCTCGGTCACGATGTTCGCGTCCGCGCTGCTCACGGGCGGGGTCGGTCCGTGGATGCCGTTCCAGATGCTGGCGATGGGCTGGTTCACGATGGGCGCGGGCCTGCTGCCGGGCCCCGACCGCCTGCGCGGCCGCGCGGAGCTCCTCATGCTGGCGGCCTACGGCTTCCTGGCGGCCTTCGCCTACGGCACGGTGATGAACCTGGCGGGCTGGACCTTCATGAACACCCTCGCCTCGAACATCGCCTTCGACCCGGACGCGTCGATCGCGGACAACCTGGCCCGCTTCCTCGCCTACTGCCTGGCGACGTCGCTGGGCTGGGACGGGGGCCGCGCCGCCATGACGGTCGTCCTGACCCTCGCCCTCGGCACCCCGGTCCTGAAGGCACTGCGCCGCGCGACCCGCAGGGCGGCCTTCGAGACACCGGTCACGTTCGAGAAGGGCGACGGGGTGAGCCGCCCCACGTGA
- a CDS encoding CPCC family cysteine-rich protein, with protein sequence MISSADRSPCPCCGHLVHEGPTGSSLVCPVCFWEDDVTQLRWPLLTGGANKFSLVDSQRAYMTVRASEERFTNKVREPAVDEPVDEGFRPIDLAVDRFEEVAVQDEPWPEDRSVLYWWRPTFWRRSRGDACRSGENRQGG encoded by the coding sequence ATGATCTCGTCCGCTGATCGATCGCCATGCCCCTGCTGCGGGCACCTCGTGCACGAGGGTCCGACTGGATCGTCTCTCGTCTGTCCCGTCTGCTTCTGGGAAGACGATGTGACGCAACTTCGATGGCCGCTGCTTACCGGTGGAGCGAACAAGTTCTCCCTCGTCGATTCCCAGCGGGCGTACATGACGGTCCGGGCAAGCGAAGAGCGCTTCACGAACAAAGTTCGCGAGCCGGCGGTGGACGAGCCGGTGGACGAGGGTTTCCGGCCAATCGACCTTGCTGTCGACCGCTTTGAGGAAGTGGCCGTACAGGACGAACCGTGGCCCGAGGATCGGAGCGTGCTCTATTGGTGGCGGCCGACGTTTTGGAGGCGGTCGAGGGGCGACGCCTGCCGGTCCGGCGAGAATCGCCAAGGGGGTTGA
- a CDS encoding lytic transglycosylase domain-containing protein — MTAASLLRSVATPKKALAGAAVAAATCGSLIAAGPAQAATPASWAQATAKKMIGDSAEFQCFSKIVDHESDWDIHASNASSGAYSLVQALPGSKMASAGDDWKTNAATQIEWGLDYMKYRYGSACDAWSFWQSNGWY, encoded by the coding sequence TTGACCGCCGCTTCCCTCCTCCGTTCCGTCGCCACCCCGAAGAAGGCCCTCGCGGGCGCCGCCGTGGCCGCGGCCACCTGCGGCTCGCTGATCGCCGCCGGCCCCGCCCAGGCCGCGACGCCGGCCTCCTGGGCGCAGGCGACCGCGAAGAAGATGATCGGCGACTCGGCCGAGTTCCAGTGCTTCTCGAAGATCGTCGACCACGAGAGCGACTGGGACATCCACGCCAGCAACGCCTCCAGCGGCGCGTACAGCCTGGTCCAGGCCCTGCCGGGCTCGAAGATGGCCTCGGCGGGCGACGACTGGAAGACCAACGCGGCGACCCAGATCGAGTGGGGCCTGGACTACATGAAGTACCGCTACGGCAGCGCCTGCGACGCGTGGAGCTTCTGGCAGTCCAACGGCTGGTACTGA
- a CDS encoding RHS repeat-associated core domain-containing protein, whose protein sequence is MALGIGTSRRWGGGTRHRTGRLLAQSLALALIVPTGLAQVAQAVEQDGLGRPDVPESLVTKVKPFDADGAKKARAKVAEEGKTNAEQAKRATAERDADWPGGGTAKVPLKPKADGTGKPAGVPVTLSPAAGSKASAVASGEARVTVLDQKAARRAGVTGVLLTAEAEGAGTANVRVDYGGFASAIGGGWSQRLRLVRLPACALTTPEKEECRKQTPLASLANDLNDQTVSATVSLGETSGGTSTQLLGEAGSAASSGATVLAVTAAAAGSGQSPKGAGDYSATKLAESSSWQAGGSSGSFTWSYDFTMPPAAAGPVPPLSLSYDSGSVDGRTATTNNQTTSVGEGFALTESYITRAYGSCDEDGHDEVYDQCWKYDNASLVLNGKSTRLVKDDDSGVWHLADDDASKVTRSTGADNGDDNGEYWTVVTGDGTKYVFGKNKLEGAGDQRTNSTWTAPVFGDDSGEPGYGGGNAFADRDLVQAWRWNLDYVEDTHGNAATYWYTKESNYYKKNKADKASTGYTRGGYLNRIEYGLRKGALFTDKPDAKVTFSYVERCTSSDCDSLTEDTADNWPDVPFDAICSKDDDECDAAGPSFFTRKRLTGIDTFSYNASSSAYDPVDSWDLTQKYLDGGDIGDSSDQVLTLTSLKRVAKAGDTAITVDPVAFTYQMRPNRVDATDDILPLTRPRISTITSETGGITEVTLSAPECVRSEVLNAAPDTNTRSCFPQYWHINGAEDAAIDWFHKYRVTAVGAHDAQAINPAVEYAYSYSGAAWHYNDDPFTSKDERTWSDWRGYRQVTAYTGRVGETRSKTVSLYMQGMHGDKKKDGTTKSVTVPPLLDTDVDFSAAADSDRYKGALRQQVTYNGSQPISSVFKNYTYKNTATQTVPDAADHAALWVRNSSTYTSTYLTGSKTWRTRTTGQKYDDLGMVYAADDWGQAGLGGDETCTRTWYARNPDLGITSLVSRTRTVAKQCSVTDSALNLPATSATPGDVLADIATVYDKAGTTTWQATQKPTKGEPTWTGRATGYAATAGSDGERLTSGWQTSTTTTYDALGRSLTVTDTAGHKTSTAYTPADTGPLTKTTSTDPKGYRAVNFLDPRRGQVERSYDINLKKTEQHYDALGRLTEVWLPNRSSASQSANVKFTYHIDKAKPSWVSTATLTNDGSYSTSYTVYDSLLRPLQKQAPTPQGGRLLTDTHYDTRGLAYETFADMFDSASAPNGTYTRAEFGRAPTQTEVVFDGAGRPTTSTLYVGGVKKWATSASYTGDSTATTALDGGSAQRTITDVRGLTIESRDYAGESPADADFGTGPDTSYTSTKFTYTAGGKQRTITGPDGAKWSYGYDLFGRQTSADDPDKGRTTTEYNALDQIVKVIDSRGKSVLNAYDELGRPTGTWAGSKTDGNQLTGYTYDTLLKGLPTDSTRYLGGKAGAAYTQAVTAYDTMGRPTGTELRLPDSDPFVEAGQPATLAFESHFNTDGTLKQTKDPALGGLAAETIGYNYNPLGNLTDIGTYLTDVDYSALAEPQMLTLGTGEDSVYVANTFEAGTGRLTRSYTQDETHPYQLQDLHYGYDQAGNVTSIADPTTLGGTSSAETQCFTYDAHRRLTEAWTPASQKCADVPGAGSQSGPAPYWTSYTYNTAGQRTTETGHTDGTASKTIYCYTNTDQPHTLSGTTTKTDCAAPERIYTYDSLGNTTGRPGVAVDARQNLTWSEEGRLTRLTEDDQSTDYVYGADGTLLIRATEDGERVLYAGATELHLRANGTTWAQRNYAAVDLTVAMRSNQTGTDKVTFLVSDHHGTSNLSVDRADQRLSKRYTTPFGEDRGTTQYGPWPNDKGFLGKTRDTNTGLTHVDAREYDPSIGQFVSVDPLLEAGKAQTLNGYSYAANNPTTLSDPTGTRLADCVGGWNECGPGGNGGITDQHQVPDSDSGTGGTGGTNTTATTYAPDGQPVVDGIRIPPEKELRAMGLAGGYPKSATYNQMLTKWADRKCENRTSTPTVQGFCDTAARAGVLSDPHSSANDPWGVKATWHCLTGRGDCGEAIVSDIITVATMAFGSTGKSLLARGASRSVAAEAEESAVALLLREACSFDPATPVLLESGETKPIGEIEEGDKVATGDPRTGDREGSRTVTALIVHRDNDLVDVTVRTADGETSTIQATSRHPFWDDTLHAWVRAADLKAGHLLSTAADAHVSVTDVRNRPGSADMYNLSVADLHTYYVLAGKAPVLVHNVGCGVEKWTSKRNLDDHFERHGEEMGFDSQAEYGYAAEDLMCVCDGRRPGVLIKRDGNTRYFLDPGSGEFGIASDKGIVTYYRPENPMAHFNNQPGALIP, encoded by the coding sequence ATGGCACTTGGCATAGGCACCTCAAGGCGATGGGGTGGAGGCACCCGGCACCGTACGGGGCGATTGCTGGCGCAGTCGTTGGCCCTGGCGTTGATCGTGCCCACGGGGCTGGCGCAGGTGGCACAGGCCGTGGAGCAGGACGGGCTGGGCCGTCCCGACGTGCCCGAATCCCTGGTGACCAAGGTGAAGCCGTTCGACGCGGACGGGGCGAAGAAGGCGCGGGCGAAGGTCGCCGAGGAAGGGAAGACCAACGCGGAGCAGGCGAAGCGGGCGACGGCCGAACGCGACGCGGACTGGCCAGGCGGGGGCACGGCGAAGGTACCGCTGAAGCCGAAGGCGGACGGCACGGGCAAGCCGGCAGGTGTCCCGGTGACGCTGAGCCCGGCGGCCGGGTCGAAAGCGTCGGCCGTGGCGTCGGGCGAGGCCCGGGTCACGGTGCTGGACCAGAAGGCGGCCCGCAGGGCAGGCGTCACCGGCGTGCTGCTGACGGCCGAGGCGGAAGGCGCCGGCACGGCGAACGTGCGCGTGGACTACGGAGGCTTCGCCTCGGCGATCGGTGGCGGCTGGTCGCAGCGGCTGCGGCTGGTGCGGCTGCCGGCGTGTGCGCTGACGACTCCGGAGAAGGAGGAGTGCCGCAAGCAGACGCCGCTGGCCTCCTTGGCCAACGACCTCAACGACCAGACGGTCTCGGCGACGGTCTCGCTGGGGGAGACTTCGGGCGGGACCTCGACTCAGTTGTTGGGGGAAGCGGGCAGTGCCGCGTCCTCCGGGGCGACGGTGCTGGCGGTCACGGCCGCGGCGGCGGGTTCGGGGCAGTCTCCCAAGGGCGCCGGTGACTACTCGGCGACGAAGCTGGCGGAGTCCTCGTCCTGGCAGGCGGGGGGCAGTTCGGGTTCGTTCACGTGGTCCTACGACTTCACGATGCCGCCGGCCGCGGCCGGTCCGGTGCCGCCGTTGTCGTTGTCGTACGACTCGGGCAGTGTGGACGGCCGCACGGCGACGACGAACAACCAGACCACGTCGGTGGGTGAGGGTTTCGCCCTCACGGAGTCCTACATCACCCGCGCCTACGGCTCGTGCGACGAGGACGGTCACGACGAGGTCTACGACCAGTGCTGGAAGTACGACAACGCGAGCCTGGTCCTGAACGGCAAGTCGACCCGTCTGGTCAAGGACGATGACAGCGGCGTCTGGCATCTGGCGGACGACGACGCCTCGAAGGTGACGCGGTCCACCGGGGCGGACAACGGGGACGACAACGGCGAGTACTGGACCGTCGTCACCGGTGACGGCACCAAGTACGTGTTCGGCAAGAACAAGCTCGAGGGTGCCGGTGACCAGCGCACCAACTCCACCTGGACGGCTCCGGTCTTCGGCGACGACTCGGGTGAACCCGGCTACGGCGGCGGAAACGCATTCGCCGACCGCGACTTGGTCCAGGCCTGGCGCTGGAACCTCGACTACGTCGAGGACACCCACGGCAACGCGGCGACGTACTGGTACACCAAGGAATCGAACTACTACAAGAAGAACAAGGCGGACAAAGCCAGTACCGGCTACACCCGGGGCGGTTACCTGAACCGTATCGAGTACGGTCTGCGCAAGGGCGCCCTGTTCACCGACAAGCCGGACGCCAAGGTCACCTTCTCCTATGTGGAGCGCTGCACCTCCTCGGACTGCGACAGCCTGACCGAGGACACGGCGGACAACTGGCCGGACGTGCCGTTCGACGCGATCTGTTCCAAGGACGACGACGAGTGCGACGCAGCCGGCCCATCCTTCTTCACCCGCAAGCGCCTGACCGGCATTGATACCTTCTCCTACAACGCCAGCAGCAGTGCCTACGACCCGGTGGACTCCTGGGACCTGACCCAGAAGTACCTGGACGGCGGCGACATCGGTGACAGCTCCGACCAGGTGCTGACCCTGACCTCGCTCAAGCGCGTGGCGAAGGCGGGCGACACGGCCATCACGGTCGACCCGGTCGCGTTCACCTACCAGATGCGACCCAATCGGGTCGACGCCACCGACGACATCCTGCCACTCACCCGGCCGCGAATCTCCACCATCACCTCGGAGACCGGGGGGATCACGGAGGTTACGCTGTCCGCGCCGGAGTGCGTGCGCAGCGAGGTCCTGAACGCGGCGCCGGACACCAACACCCGCTCCTGCTTCCCGCAGTACTGGCACATCAACGGTGCCGAGGACGCGGCGATCGACTGGTTCCACAAGTACCGGGTGACCGCGGTCGGGGCGCATGACGCGCAGGCCATCAACCCCGCGGTGGAGTACGCCTACTCCTACAGCGGTGCGGCCTGGCACTACAACGACGACCCGTTCACTTCCAAGGACGAGCGGACCTGGTCGGACTGGCGCGGCTACCGTCAGGTCACCGCCTACACCGGCAGGGTCGGCGAGACCCGGTCCAAGACCGTCTCGCTGTACATGCAGGGCATGCACGGCGACAAGAAGAAGGACGGCACCACCAAGTCCGTCACCGTGCCCCCGCTGCTCGACACGGACGTCGACTTCTCCGCCGCCGCCGACAGCGACCGGTACAAGGGAGCACTGCGCCAGCAGGTAACCTACAACGGCAGCCAGCCCATCAGCAGCGTCTTCAAGAACTACACCTACAAGAACACCGCAACCCAGACCGTCCCCGACGCCGCCGACCACGCCGCCCTGTGGGTGCGCAACTCCTCCACCTACACCAGCACCTACCTCACCGGCTCCAAGACCTGGCGTACCCGGACCACCGGCCAGAAGTACGACGACCTCGGCATGGTGTACGCCGCCGACGACTGGGGACAGGCGGGCCTGGGGGGCGACGAGACCTGCACGCGCACCTGGTACGCCCGCAACCCCGACCTGGGCATCACCAGCCTGGTCTCCCGCACCCGCACCGTGGCCAAGCAGTGCTCGGTCACGGATTCGGCCCTGAACCTGCCCGCGACCAGCGCCACTCCTGGTGACGTCCTCGCCGACATCGCCACCGTCTATGACAAGGCGGGAACCACTACCTGGCAGGCCACGCAGAAGCCCACCAAGGGCGAGCCCACCTGGACCGGCCGCGCCACCGGCTACGCCGCGACGGCCGGGAGCGACGGAGAGCGTCTGACGTCCGGCTGGCAAACCAGCACCACCACGACGTACGACGCCCTGGGCCGTTCCCTCACCGTCACGGATACTGCAGGGCACAAGACTTCCACCGCCTACACGCCCGCCGACACGGGGCCCCTGACCAAGACGACCTCGACCGACCCGAAGGGGTATCGAGCGGTCAACTTCCTCGACCCGCGTCGTGGGCAGGTGGAGCGCAGCTACGACATCAATCTCAAGAAGACCGAGCAGCACTACGACGCGCTCGGCCGGCTCACCGAGGTATGGCTGCCCAACCGCTCCAGCGCCAGCCAGAGTGCGAACGTCAAGTTCACCTACCACATCGACAAGGCCAAACCGTCCTGGGTGTCCACCGCCACTCTCACCAACGACGGTAGCTACAGCACCAGTTACACCGTGTACGACTCCCTGCTGCGCCCTCTGCAGAAGCAGGCGCCGACACCGCAGGGCGGTCGGCTGCTGACGGACACGCACTACGACACCCGCGGTCTGGCCTACGAAACCTTCGCCGACATGTTCGACAGCGCCAGCGCTCCCAACGGCACCTACACGCGCGCCGAGTTCGGCCGTGCCCCCACCCAGACGGAGGTCGTCTTCGACGGCGCGGGTCGCCCGACCACCAGTACGTTGTACGTCGGTGGCGTGAAGAAGTGGGCCACCAGCGCGAGCTACACCGGTGACTCCACGGCCACGACCGCTTTGGACGGCGGTTCGGCGCAGCGCACGATCACAGATGTCCGCGGTCTTACGATCGAGTCCCGTGACTACGCCGGTGAGAGTCCGGCCGACGCGGACTTCGGCACCGGCCCCGACACCTCCTACACCTCGACGAAGTTCACTTACACGGCGGGCGGCAAGCAGCGGACGATCACCGGCCCGGACGGTGCGAAGTGGTCGTACGGCTACGACCTCTTCGGCCGTCAGACCAGTGCCGACGACCCGGACAAGGGTCGGACGACCACCGAGTACAACGCACTCGACCAGATCGTCAAGGTCATCGACTCCCGAGGGAAGTCGGTCCTGAACGCCTACGACGAACTGGGTCGTCCCACCGGTACCTGGGCGGGCTCGAAGACGGACGGCAATCAGCTCACCGGCTACACCTACGACACCCTCCTCAAGGGCCTGCCCACCGACTCCACCCGCTACCTCGGCGGCAAGGCCGGCGCCGCCTACACCCAGGCGGTAACGGCGTACGACACCATGGGCCGCCCCACCGGTACCGAACTGCGGTTGCCGGACAGCGACCCGTTCGTCGAGGCCGGCCAGCCCGCGACGCTGGCGTTCGAGTCCCACTTCAACACCGACGGCACGCTGAAGCAGACCAAGGACCCCGCGCTCGGCGGCCTGGCCGCCGAAACCATCGGCTACAACTACAACCCCCTGGGCAACCTCACCGACATCGGTACCTACCTGACCGATGTCGACTACTCGGCCCTGGCCGAACCGCAGATGCTGACGCTGGGCACCGGCGAGGACAGTGTCTACGTGGCCAACACCTTTGAGGCGGGTACGGGGCGTCTGACCCGCAGTTACACCCAGGACGAGACCCATCCCTACCAGCTGCAGGACCTGCACTACGGCTACGACCAGGCCGGCAACGTCACGTCCATCGCCGACCCCACCACCCTCGGTGGCACCAGCAGCGCCGAGACCCAGTGCTTCACCTACGACGCCCACCGGCGTCTGACCGAGGCCTGGACCCCCGCCTCCCAGAAGTGTGCCGACGTCCCCGGCGCCGGCTCGCAGTCGGGACCGGCCCCGTACTGGACCAGCTACACCTACAACACCGCCGGTCAGCGCACCACGGAGACGGGGCACACCGACGGCACGGCGAGCAAGACCATCTACTGTTACACCAACACGGATCAGCCCCACACGCTGTCCGGCACCACCACCAAGACCGACTGCGCCGCGCCCGAGCGCATCTACACCTACGACAGCCTCGGCAACACCACCGGACGTCCGGGCGTCGCCGTGGACGCACGGCAGAACCTGACCTGGTCCGAGGAGGGCAGGCTCACCCGCCTCACCGAGGACGACCAGTCCACCGACTACGTCTACGGTGCCGACGGTACCCTTCTCATCCGCGCCACCGAGGACGGAGAACGCGTCCTTTACGCCGGCGCGACGGAACTGCACCTCCGCGCCAACGGCACCACCTGGGCACAGCGCAACTATGCGGCCGTCGACCTCACCGTGGCCATGCGCTCCAACCAGACCGGCACGGACAAGGTCACCTTCCTCGTCAGCGACCACCACGGCACTTCGAACCTGAGTGTCGACCGAGCCGACCAGCGGCTCAGCAAGCGCTACACCACACCCTTCGGCGAGGACCGGGGAACGACGCAGTACGGGCCCTGGCCCAACGACAAGGGCTTCCTCGGCAAGACCCGGGACACCAACACCGGCCTCACCCACGTCGACGCCCGTGAATACGACCCGAGCATCGGTCAGTTCGTCAGCGTCGATCCCCTGCTCGAAGCCGGCAAGGCCCAGACGCTCAACGGCTACAGCTACGCCGCGAACAACCCCACCACCCTGTCCGACCCCACCGGCACCAGGTTGGCCGACTGCGTGGGCGGTTGGAACGAGTGCGGGCCCGGCGGAAACGGCGGTATCACCGACCAGCACCAAGTCCCGGACAGCGACAGCGGGACGGGAGGCACGGGCGGGACCAACACCACGGCGACGACGTACGCCCCTGACGGGCAGCCGGTCGTCGACGGCATCCGGATTCCTCCGGAGAAGGAACTCCGAGCCATGGGGCTCGCCGGCGGCTACCCCAAATCCGCCACGTACAACCAGATGCTGACCAAGTGGGCGGATCGCAAGTGCGAGAACAGGACGTCCACACCCACGGTACAGGGCTTCTGTGACACGGCGGCACGCGCAGGTGTGCTGAGCGACCCGCACAGCAGCGCGAACGACCCGTGGGGCGTGAAAGCCACCTGGCACTGCCTGACGGGTCGAGGCGACTGTGGTGAAGCGATCGTCTCCGACATCATCACCGTGGCCACCATGGCCTTCGGATCCACCGGCAAGTCCCTGTTGGCCCGGGGGGCTTCACGCTCCGTCGCCGCCGAAGCGGAGGAGAGCGCGGTCGCTCTGCTGCTGAGAGAGGCCTGCAGCTTCGACCCCGCCACGCCGGTGCTGCTGGAATCGGGAGAGACCAAGCCCATCGGGGAGATCGAGGAGGGCGACAAGGTCGCCACGGGCGACCCCCGCACCGGTGACCGCGAGGGTTCGAGAACGGTCACGGCGCTCATCGTGCACCGCGACAACGACCTCGTCGACGTCACCGTGCGCACCGCCGACGGTGAGACGTCGACGATTCAGGCGACCTCGCGCCACCCCTTCTGGGACGACACCCTCCACGCCTGGGTCCGAGCCGCCGACCTGAAGGCGGGGCATCTGCTCAGCACCGCCGCGGACGCCCACGTCTCGGTCACCGATGTCAGGAACCGCCCCGGCTCGGCCGACATGTACAACCTCAGCGTCGCCGATCTGCACACCTACTACGTGCTGGCCGGCAAGGCGCCGGTGCTCGTGCACAATGTCGGTTGCGGGGTGGAGAAGTGGACGAGCAAGAGGAACCTGGATGACCACTTCGAGCGGCACGGCGAAGAAATGGGATTCGACAGTCAGGCGGAATATGGTTATGCGGCAGAGGATCTGATGTGCGTATGTGACGGTCGCAGGCCGGGTGTACTGATCAAGCGGGACGGGAACACGCGGTACTTCCTGGATCCGGGATCGGGTGAATTCGGGATTGCGAGCGACAAGGGGATCGTCACCTACTACAGGCCGGAGAACCCAATGGCCCACTTCAATAATCAGCCCGGAGCTCTGATCCCATGA